The following proteins are co-located in the Rheinheimera salexigens genome:
- the pdxA gene encoding 4-hydroxythreonine-4-phosphate dehydrogenase PdxA, translating to MTLRIGITPGEPAGIGPDLVIALAQQDWPVQLVVCANADLMQQRAAQLNLPLRIIPYNKAEIATPQAAGTLTIADFAIEEPVVAGQLNPANGQYVVSTLNYAGEAAINGEFDAIVTGPVHKGIINKSGIPFSGHTEFFALLSNSAHVVMMLATEGLRVALATTHIPLAYVAKAITRDRLINVTRILHHDLKHKFAIADPKIYVCGLNPHAGEDGHLGREEIDIMIPALNELRAEGMNLIGPLPADTLFQPKYLQHADAVLAMYHDQGLPVLKYMGFGKSVNISLGLPLIRTSVDHGTAIDLAATGKADTGSLFHAVHQAIHLATKTNLTHD from the coding sequence ATGACATTACGCATTGGTATTACACCTGGAGAACCAGCAGGTATAGGCCCAGATTTAGTGATTGCACTGGCGCAGCAAGATTGGCCAGTGCAACTGGTCGTTTGTGCCAATGCCGACTTAATGCAGCAACGTGCTGCACAGCTTAACCTGCCTTTGCGGATTATTCCTTATAACAAAGCTGAAATAGCGACACCACAAGCCGCTGGTACTTTAACCATAGCCGACTTTGCGATAGAAGAACCAGTAGTAGCTGGACAATTAAATCCGGCTAATGGTCAATATGTGGTGAGCACCTTAAATTATGCGGGTGAAGCTGCAATCAATGGTGAGTTTGACGCTATTGTCACCGGGCCTGTGCATAAAGGTATTATCAATAAATCTGGTATCCCTTTTAGTGGTCATACTGAGTTTTTTGCTTTATTGTCCAACTCAGCGCATGTAGTCATGATGCTGGCAACAGAAGGGCTAAGGGTCGCGTTAGCCACGACTCATATTCCGTTAGCGTATGTTGCTAAAGCCATTACCCGCGATAGATTAATCAATGTCACTCGAATATTGCATCATGATCTGAAACACAAATTTGCCATTGCAGATCCTAAAATTTATGTCTGTGGCTTAAATCCCCATGCTGGTGAAGACGGTCATTTAGGTCGAGAGGAAATAGATATTATGATCCCTGCCCTAAATGAATTGCGGGCAGAAGGCATGAACTTAATTGGCCCTTTACCTGCCGATACCCTGTTTCAACCTAAATACTTACAGCATGCCGATGCCGTATTAGCCATGTATCACGACCAAGGTTTACCGGTGCTTAAATATATGGGCTTTGGTAAATCGGTTAATATTAGCCTTGGCTTGCCACTGATCCGTACCTCTGTAGACCATGGCACCGCGATTGATTTAGCCGCTACAGGCAAAGCCGATACTGGCAGCTTATTTCATGCTGTCCATCAAGCCATTCACTTGGCCACAAAAACGAACTTAACTCATGACTGA
- the djlA gene encoding co-chaperone DjlA encodes MWGKILGALFGLALFRLPGLVLGIMVGHWFDKAYSQQFEKNGGFNSLFSEKTDEQALFRYTTFATMGHIAKAMGVVTAAHIQQATHFMAQLDLTAEQQKEAQAAFRDGKLVSFPLRQQLQAFYQVYRRRKDVLQIFLEIQISTACAQGKMRDEQYLLLQQVAGYLNVSSVQLERLIQAFGSHNRQQQTNSKLSISDAYRVLGVDADINETGLKRAYRKLMSQHHPDKLIAQGVPKEMLEVAKQRTQDIQAAYELLKRHRSN; translated from the coding sequence GTGTGGGGTAAAATTTTAGGAGCCTTATTTGGCTTAGCATTATTTCGTTTACCCGGTTTAGTGTTAGGCATCATGGTCGGGCACTGGTTTGATAAGGCTTATAGCCAGCAATTTGAAAAAAATGGTGGCTTTAATAGCTTGTTTAGTGAGAAAACGGATGAACAAGCTTTATTTCGTTATACCACATTTGCCACTATGGGCCACATTGCCAAAGCAATGGGTGTAGTGACGGCTGCGCATATTCAGCAAGCAACCCATTTTATGGCGCAATTAGATTTAACTGCAGAGCAACAAAAAGAAGCTCAAGCCGCTTTTCGCGATGGCAAATTAGTTAGCTTTCCGTTACGGCAGCAATTACAGGCTTTTTATCAGGTATATCGCCGACGCAAAGATGTATTACAGATATTTCTTGAAATCCAAATCAGTACTGCCTGTGCACAAGGTAAAATGCGTGATGAGCAATATTTGCTGTTACAACAAGTTGCCGGCTATTTGAATGTTAGCTCAGTGCAATTAGAGCGTTTAATCCAAGCTTTTGGTAGCCACAATAGACAGCAGCAGACAAACAGCAAGCTAAGTATTAGCGATGCATATAGGGTGCTAGGTGTCGACGCAGATATAAATGAAACCGGTTTAAAACGTGCTTACCGCAAATTAATGTCGCAGCATCATCCCGACAAGTTAATAGCACAAGGGGTGCCAAAAGAAATGCTCGAAGTGGCAAAGCAGCGCACCCAAGATATTCAAGCCGCTTATGAGCTTCTTAAACGGCATCGCAGTAATTAA
- the rsmA gene encoding 16S rRNA (adenine(1518)-N(6)/adenine(1519)-N(6))-dimethyltransferase RsmA: MTDNVHQGHRARKRFGQNFLHDPHVIDRIVKAIAPKPHDFLVEIGPGLGALTEPVAEKSGHLTVIELDRDLAQRLQQHPTLADKLTVHQADAMKFDFASLVPTDKKMKVFGNLPYNISTPLLFHLFQYADQIENMHFMLQKEVVMRMSASHGSKAFGRLSVMTQFFCHAMPVVEVGPGAFKPAPKVDSAVVRLIPRPVSERPDVPAEVLNRVCLEAFNQRRKTLRNCFSNIATAEDLEQLGLNPGLRPEQLAVEDFVRLAQWLHQQEINK; this comes from the coding sequence ATGACTGATAATGTACACCAGGGCCATCGTGCCCGTAAGCGCTTTGGCCAGAACTTTTTACATGACCCGCACGTTATTGATCGCATTGTTAAAGCAATTGCGCCAAAACCACACGACTTTTTAGTCGAAATAGGCCCAGGCTTAGGTGCTTTAACTGAACCCGTTGCTGAAAAGTCAGGTCATCTAACGGTAATTGAGCTAGACCGCGACTTAGCCCAGCGCTTACAACAGCATCCAACATTAGCTGATAAGCTTACTGTGCATCAAGCTGATGCCATGAAGTTTGATTTTGCTAGCTTAGTACCAACAGATAAAAAAATGAAAGTGTTTGGTAATTTGCCCTACAACATTTCAACCCCATTACTATTTCATTTATTTCAATATGCTGACCAAATTGAAAATATGCATTTTATGCTGCAAAAAGAAGTCGTGATGCGCATGAGTGCTAGCCATGGCAGTAAAGCTTTTGGCCGTTTAAGTGTTATGACCCAGTTTTTTTGTCATGCAATGCCAGTGGTTGAGGTTGGCCCAGGCGCGTTTAAGCCGGCTCCTAAGGTTGACTCAGCCGTTGTCCGCTTAATACCGCGCCCAGTATCAGAGCGGCCAGATGTCCCAGCAGAAGTATTAAACCGGGTGTGTTTAGAAGCCTTCAATCAACGGCGTAAAACTCTGCGCAACTGTTTTAGTAATATAGCTACTGCAGAAGATTTAGAACAATTAGGCCTAAATCCAGGCTTGCGTCCTGAACAACTCGCCGTCGAAGACTTTGTCCGTCTTGCCCAGTGGCTACATCAGCAGGAGATTAATAAATGA
- the surA gene encoding peptidylprolyl isomerase SurA translates to MKLSKIIAIALLCSGSFALNAQEREIDRIAAVVDNGVVLKSDVSEVINRVKRNAAAQNQTLPSDSALHTQALERLILTSIQLQLGQRMGLQISDAQLDDTIRNIAQGENLSLDAFRQKVTADEGDFERFRERLREEMITGEVVRANVQRRIYISPKEVETLMKIMEEQGAVNEQYNLGHILITIPNQATNDDIQAAKERADKVLALLRDGSDFKRIAIASSSGSNALEGGDLGWQNINEMPTLFSEAIRGRKKTDIIGPLRSGAGFHILTIFDIRGENVAEIQEVKSRHILIKPSIILSEDRARSMLVEFAAKLRAGEADFAELAKEYSEDPGSKLNGGDLGWSDPSVFVPAFKDTLNRLQQNEISEPFRTEHGWHIAQVLDKRTMDATADKKSEQIYRMIFNRRYAEESANFLRELRNDAHIEVMSED, encoded by the coding sequence ATGAAGTTATCTAAAATCATTGCCATAGCGCTGTTGTGTAGTGGCAGTTTTGCTTTGAACGCGCAAGAGCGTGAAATTGATCGCATTGCAGCTGTCGTTGATAATGGCGTGGTATTAAAAAGCGATGTCAGTGAGGTTATTAATCGAGTTAAACGTAATGCAGCAGCGCAAAATCAAACCCTGCCTTCGGACAGTGCTCTGCATACCCAAGCCTTAGAGCGTTTAATTCTGACCAGCATCCAATTGCAACTAGGCCAGCGTATGGGCTTACAAATTAGTGACGCTCAGTTAGATGATACTATTCGTAATATAGCCCAAGGCGAGAATTTATCTTTAGACGCTTTTCGGCAGAAAGTAACAGCGGATGAAGGCGATTTTGAACGCTTTCGTGAGCGCTTACGTGAAGAAATGATTACGGGTGAAGTAGTTCGTGCCAATGTGCAACGTCGTATTTATATCAGCCCGAAAGAAGTTGAAACCCTAATGAAAATTATGGAAGAACAAGGTGCTGTTAATGAGCAGTATAATCTTGGCCATATTTTAATCACTATCCCCAATCAAGCTACTAACGACGATATTCAAGCGGCGAAAGAGCGCGCAGATAAAGTGTTAGCGTTATTACGAGATGGTAGTGACTTTAAACGTATTGCTATTGCTTCATCGTCAGGCAGTAATGCTTTAGAAGGCGGTGATTTAGGTTGGCAAAATATTAACGAAATGCCGACGCTGTTTTCTGAAGCCATTCGTGGTAGAAAGAAAACCGATATTATTGGCCCGCTGCGCTCAGGCGCTGGTTTTCATATCCTAACTATTTTTGATATTCGTGGCGAAAACGTCGCAGAAATTCAAGAAGTTAAATCACGTCACATCTTAATTAAACCTTCTATAATTCTTAGTGAAGACCGTGCTCGGTCTATGCTAGTAGAATTTGCAGCTAAATTACGTGCCGGTGAAGCCGATTTTGCAGAATTAGCTAAAGAGTACTCTGAAGATCCAGGTTCTAAACTCAATGGTGGCGATTTAGGTTGGAGCGATCCAAGTGTTTTTGTACCGGCATTTAAAGATACCCTTAATCGCTTACAACAGAATGAAATTAGTGAGCCATTTCGTACCGAACATGGTTGGCACATCGCGCAAGTACTTGATAAGCGCACTATGGATGCTACTGCCGATAAAAAGAGTGAGCAAATATACCGAATGATATTTAATCGTCGCTATGCTGAAGAGTCAGCAAACTTTTTACGTGAGCTACGTAACGATGCGCATATTGAAGTGATGTCGGAGGATTAA
- the lptD gene encoding LPS assembly protein LptD, which produces MKHRLALFLYFPLMATCYNAFAEQPTANFCYQPILLPDAVSHLDINDPAIHINSNTVELSNNQTAHFSGQVEISHRDTLLIAPNASYNRFQQSLTAAGGIAYFNSDITVNGSSFAADMTNDKAQLDDAQYQFLAQAGRGYAQQLHASQQGLSLQGALFTTCPTTDNSWALHAKEINIEADEGWGEAHHAVFKISDVPVFYLPYLTFPVNDQRRSGVLLPKIGSSQKVGLELELPYYFNLAPNYDLTLTPRYMSKRGLQLKSDFRYLTEQHQGNMQLEYLDNDNEKADNYGARYLGHISHLSDFSPKIRAHIDITDVSDDAYLNDLGSDYANQSDTQLLREASISYYGEAVHSQLKVQGFEILGNYNSAYSALPELQLKSASPITLLPNVNLSWQAQYAHFINQDADITAADRVHLQPTIEIPFITPALEVTAQASLLYTYYQQTAADHISGVSTSVNRTVPKFRLHSRLNLEREYDWFGEPALQTFEPQIQYLYIPYRDQTDIGLYDTTRLQDDYYGLFRQNRYSGLDRINQANQVTVGWTSRFYDNADNELFRFSLGQIFFLEQPTITPENEDELTSTESMLASELVWHWYRKWYFSTALQYDIDSDKLIKSNASLDYRSSDKSLFQLNHRYSRAVSGLEIQQLGVLGAVPVSDNVQLVGSYYRDVTNHRMIDASLGLQYESCCWAIRLVAKRQIITDLELPIGNFTQTSKLDSSIGLQFVLKGFGDSAGFGVSDMLSNGIFSYRRPYLLTN; this is translated from the coding sequence ATGAAACATCGGTTAGCTCTGTTTTTATATTTCCCTCTCATGGCAACTTGCTATAACGCATTTGCTGAGCAACCCACTGCTAATTTCTGCTACCAGCCGATTTTACTACCGGATGCTGTGTCGCATTTAGATATTAACGATCCCGCTATTCATATTAATTCTAATACGGTGGAGTTAAGTAACAACCAAACAGCTCATTTTAGCGGTCAAGTTGAAATCAGTCACCGCGATACATTACTGATAGCACCTAACGCCAGTTATAATCGCTTCCAGCAAAGTTTAACGGCTGCTGGCGGTATTGCCTATTTTAATTCGGATATTACGGTAAACGGTAGCAGTTTTGCGGCCGATATGACCAATGATAAAGCCCAGCTTGATGATGCCCAGTATCAATTTTTAGCCCAAGCCGGCCGAGGCTATGCTCAACAGTTACACGCAAGTCAACAAGGTCTCTCATTACAGGGTGCGCTATTTACCACTTGCCCAACAACAGACAACAGCTGGGCCTTACATGCTAAAGAAATTAATATTGAGGCTGATGAAGGTTGGGGCGAAGCGCATCATGCGGTTTTTAAAATCAGTGATGTGCCGGTATTTTATTTACCTTACTTAACTTTTCCAGTAAATGATCAGCGCCGCTCTGGGGTATTGCTGCCCAAAATTGGCAGCTCACAAAAAGTGGGCTTGGAATTAGAACTGCCCTATTATTTTAATCTTGCGCCTAATTATGACTTAACATTAACCCCGCGCTATATGAGCAAACGGGGTTTACAGCTTAAATCTGATTTTCGTTATTTAACCGAGCAGCATCAAGGTAATATGCAACTAGAGTACCTTGATAATGATAATGAGAAAGCCGATAACTATGGTGCACGTTATTTAGGCCATATTAGTCATTTAAGTGACTTTAGCCCTAAAATTAGAGCCCATATTGATATTACTGATGTGAGTGATGATGCCTATTTAAATGACTTAGGCTCTGATTATGCAAACCAAAGCGATACCCAATTATTGCGCGAAGCGTCTATTAGTTATTATGGTGAAGCCGTTCATTCGCAATTAAAAGTGCAAGGCTTTGAGATTTTAGGTAACTATAATTCTGCCTATAGTGCCTTACCCGAGCTACAGTTAAAGTCAGCAAGCCCTATTACTTTATTGCCAAATGTTAACTTATCTTGGCAAGCCCAATATGCGCATTTTATTAATCAAGATGCTGACATTACGGCGGCGGATCGGGTGCATCTACAGCCAACGATTGAGATCCCATTTATTACTCCTGCGTTAGAAGTAACGGCACAAGCCAGCTTGCTTTATACCTATTATCAACAAACTGCTGCCGACCATATTAGTGGTGTTAGCACTAGTGTAAACCGTACCGTGCCAAAATTTCGCCTACACAGCCGACTTAATTTAGAGCGTGAATACGATTGGTTCGGCGAGCCTGCCTTGCAGACATTTGAACCACAAATACAGTATCTGTATATTCCTTATCGCGACCAAACCGATATTGGCTTATATGATACCACTCGATTACAAGACGATTATTACGGCTTATTTAGACAAAACCGTTATTCTGGTTTAGACCGGATTAATCAAGCTAATCAAGTTACTGTTGGCTGGACATCACGTTTTTATGATAATGCCGATAATGAATTATTCAGGTTTAGTTTAGGCCAGATATTCTTTCTTGAGCAGCCAACTATTACGCCAGAGAATGAAGATGAACTGACATCAACTGAATCCATGCTAGCATCAGAGTTAGTTTGGCATTGGTATCGTAAATGGTATTTCAGTACAGCCTTACAGTACGACATCGATAGTGACAAACTGATAAAAAGTAATGCCTCTTTAGATTACCGCTCTAGTGACAAAAGTTTGTTTCAATTGAACCATCGGTACAGCCGAGCAGTCTCAGGTTTGGAGATCCAACAACTTGGTGTCTTAGGCGCAGTACCTGTTAGCGATAATGTTCAGTTGGTAGGCAGTTACTATCGCGATGTAACAAATCACCGTATGATAGATGCTAGTTTAGGTTTGCAGTATGAATCCTGCTGCTGGGCCATACGACTTGTTGCTAAACGGCAAATTATTACCGATCTGGAGTTGCCAATTGGCAACTTCACTCAGACCAGTAAGCTTGATAGCAGTATCGGCTTACAGTTTGTACTTAAAGGCTTTGGCGACAGCGCCGGCTTTGGTGTCAGCGATATGTTATCTAATGGGATATTTAGTTATCGTCGGCCATATTTACTCACTAATTGA
- a CDS encoding DUF3530 family protein has translation MRRNFTYLLTTFVFSFLYATAAIFSIYASANNVFIEADLQRQFPDTERVQLSADSTFMALSRPRMTGYQKGTVVLIADINEHAASPKYINYLRLNLTELGWNTLSIMPPAIASFDPSSIDSYQQQLQQRTAAAITYASREPGAIVIIAQGSSAAIINQLYAEQQLPNVMALIIVGAYLPELALNKQLAEAIAAHTIPVLDINNSLDNRFVLTQLKQRQQLVKKNFKAIYRQRLITGSGYDASSQDWVLQEIYGWLVSIGL, from the coding sequence ATGCGGCGTAATTTCACCTATTTACTTACCACTTTTGTATTTAGTTTTCTCTATGCCACTGCGGCTATTTTTTCAATTTATGCTAGTGCTAATAACGTCTTTATCGAAGCAGACTTACAACGCCAGTTTCCTGATACTGAGCGAGTACAATTAAGCGCTGACTCGACATTTATGGCATTGTCACGCCCGCGCATGACTGGCTACCAAAAAGGCACGGTAGTATTAATTGCCGACATTAATGAACACGCAGCCAGCCCAAAATACATTAATTATTTGCGCTTAAACTTAACTGAGCTAGGCTGGAATACGCTATCGATAATGCCACCCGCTATCGCTAGTTTTGACCCCAGCAGCATTGATAGTTATCAGCAACAATTACAACAACGTACCGCAGCAGCAATCACTTATGCGAGTCGTGAACCTGGCGCTATTGTTATTATTGCCCAAGGCAGCAGTGCGGCAATAATTAACCAACTGTATGCCGAGCAACAACTGCCAAACGTAATGGCTTTAATTATTGTAGGGGCCTATTTACCCGAGCTTGCATTGAATAAGCAATTAGCTGAAGCGATTGCCGCTCACACCATACCGGTACTTGATATCAATAACAGTTTAGATAATAGATTTGTTTTAACCCAGCTAAAACAGCGGCAACAGCTAGTCAAGAAAAACTTTAAAGCTATTTACCGCCAACGCTTAATCACGGGTTCTGGGTATGATGCAAGCAGCCAAGACTGGGTGTTACAGGAAATATACGGTTGGTTAGTGTCTATTGGTTTATAA
- the apaG gene encoding Co2+/Mg2+ efflux protein ApaG, with the protein MSSHFNVPVEVETFYIAAQSDPAAERYVFAYTITIRNLTSDTLQLLRRYWLINDANGKQTEVSGDGVVGEQPQLAPGSSYRYTSGAVLETPVGTMQGHYELITAQKEAVTATIPLFRLAMPNILN; encoded by the coding sequence ATGAGTTCGCATTTCAACGTTCCGGTTGAGGTAGAAACTTTTTATATTGCTGCACAATCTGATCCGGCAGCAGAACGTTATGTGTTTGCCTACACTATAACCATCCGCAATTTAACCAGTGATACTTTACAACTTTTACGCCGCTACTGGTTAATTAACGACGCCAACGGTAAACAAACAGAGGTTAGCGGTGATGGCGTGGTAGGCGAGCAACCGCAACTGGCTCCAGGCAGCAGTTATCGCTATACCAGCGGCGCAGTATTAGAAACTCCCGTTGGCACTATGCAAGGCCATTACGAGCTGATTACCGCGCAAAAAGAAGCCGTAACCGCGACTATTCCATTATTTCGTCTTGCTATGCCTAACATTTTAAATTAA